One stretch of Arachis duranensis cultivar V14167 chromosome 1, aradu.V14167.gnm2.J7QH, whole genome shotgun sequence DNA includes these proteins:
- the LOC127748358 gene encoding L-type lectin-domain containing receptor kinase S.6-like has product MIDLVPVLCLRGGMYLDEKGSSAIINPLSAVILDQPQYQDSFFAVEIDTSFDSLLGNINTNHIGIDLSTIVSFSSVDTLSPGVDFKSGKVVNAWIEYRDSMKMVCVWVSYSSTSSPTPILASQVDFSEQLKEFMHVGFSTSNGGGSGIHVIDHWQFIKTLDYGSREEVTPMDTIEEGNCLLSS; this is encoded by the exons ATGATAGATCTTGTTCCAGTTCTGTGTCTCCGTGGTGGGATGTACCTTGACGAAAAAGGGAGCTCAGCAATTAT AAATCCCCTCTCTGCAGTCATTCTCGACCAACCACAGTACCAAGATTCTTTCTTCGCAGTCGAGATCGACACGAGTTTCGACTCTTTGCTCGGCAACATCAACACTAATCACATCGGAATTGATCTCAGCACTATCGTTTCTTTTTCATCTGTTGATACTCTGTCTCCCGGTGTTGACTTCAAGAGCGGGAAAGTCGTTAATGCATGGATTGAGTATAGGGATTCCATGAAGATGGTTTGTGTTTGGGTTTCTTATTCTTCAACTAGTTCTCCAACTCCAATTCTTGCTTCCCAGGTTGATTTTTCTGAGCAACTCAAGGAGTTCATGCATGTTGGATTCTCTACTTCCAATGGAGGAGGTTCGGGTATTCATGTTATTGACCATTGGCAATTCATTAAGACTTTGGATTATGGCTCCCGTGAAGAGGTTACTCCTATGGATACCATTGAAGAAGGGAACTGTCTTTTGTCATCTTAA